The genomic segment GCCAGGTTGCAGCTACGATGCACCTGTTCGGTGGAGAAATGGGTGCCGGTAATCAGCAGCGCCTTGCTAGAGGCGATAAATGCCTCGCTGATGTCATCTTCAGACAAGGCCATGTCGGCGCAATTATCACGATAGAAAATCAGCGGGAAAGTATCTTTATCCTTCAGTCCCAGCATCACCAGCGCAGTCAGCCGCTCCGGATCGATCTTGATCTGGCTGACGTCACAGCCTTCCGCCGCCAGCGCCGCAGTCAGGAACTGGCCATTGTGTTCATTGCCGACCCGCGCCAGCATCGCCGACTTCAAACCAAGCCGGGCGCAGCCAAACGCGATATTGGCTGAAGAGCCGCCCAGATACTTGGCAAAGCTGGTGACATCGGCCAACGGCGCGCCGATTTGCTGCGCATACAGGTCCACCGCAAGACGGCCGATGCAAATGACGTCAAGCTTGCGGCCTGCGGCAAAGATATTGTTAGTTTGTAGCATGAGTATTTCCTTTAAACCTGAATGCCTTCTAACTGGTTCATCAGCGTTTGCATTTCTGCACCGCCAGCCATCATGTCCAGCACTTCATCCTTGGTGACATTGTCTTTGGTGAACGTCCCCATCGACTTGCCGCGATTGAGCAAGGTGAAGGAATCGCCGATCGGATAGGCGTGATGCACATTGTGGGTGATGAAGATCACCGATATGCCGCGCTCGCGCGCCTTGTGGATCAGTTTCAGCACATTGAACGATTGCTTGACGCCGAGCGCCGCAGTCGGCTCATCGAGAATCAATACCCTGGCACCGAAGTGAATCGCACGGGCAATCGCCAGGCATTGCTTTTCGCCGCCAGACATGGTGCCGATAGCGTGATGCGGGTCGCGCACCATGATGCCCATTTCGGCCAGTTTGGCGCGCGCAGTCTCCGCCGCGTAGTTGATATCCATGACAGTGATGCCGAACACCTTCTTGGTCGGCTCGCGCCCCATGAAGAAATTACGCGCCACCGACAGCAAAGGCACCAGCGCCAAGTCCTGGTAGACAGTGGCGACGCCGACATCCAGCGCCTCCTTCGGAGAATTGAAAGAAACCGGCTTGCCATCGACCAGATACTCGCCTTCCGACGGTTTGTGCACCCCGGCCAGCGTCTTGATCAAGGTTGATTTCCCGGCGCCGTTATCACCCAGCAGACAATGCACCTCGCCCTTTTTCAGGCGCAATGTGACATTTTGCAAAGCGATCACCGAACCAAAGTATTTGCTGACGTTTTCCAGAGCAAGAATAGTGTCATCCATGATTACCTCGCTTCCGTCACACGGCGACGGACATAATTATTAAACAGCACGGCCACCAGCAGCATCACGCCGAGGAACACACGGAACCAGTCAGAATTGAGATTGGTGTAGGTAATCCCGATCTGCACCACACCGAAAATCAGCGCGCCGAAGCAGGCGCCGATCACCGAGCCGTAGCCCCCTGTCAGCAAGGCGCCGCCAATCACCGCTGCAATGATGGCTTCAAACTCCTTTTGCAAGCCGCGATCCGCCGCTGCGGAGCCGACATCGGCGACCTGCAGCACGGCGAACAGGCAAGCGCAAAAGGCCGTGAATACAAACAGCGAGGTCTTGACGCGCTTGACCGGTACGCCGACGTTCTTGGCGGCGTTGGCGTCGCCGCCGACGGCAAAGATCCAGTTGCCGAACCGCGTCCGCGCCAGGACGAAGCTTGCGCCCAGCGCCAGCACCAACCACCAGACAATCACCTTAGGAATACCGCCCACCAATGGCTGGCCGTTGGCGGCAGTAGCGATCCAGCCTTGGGCCGCCATCCAGTGGAACAGGCCGCTGCCGAGGTTGCCTGTAAACAGCCAGCTGCCGAGCCAGTCCTGTGCCGCCAGATCGCCAACGCCGCTGACGATCGTGCGGTTGGCGAACATGATCGACAGCGCCAATGTCAAGCCGCGCAAAATGAACATGAATGCCAGCGTGACGATGAAGGACGGCAACCGGGTCTTGACCACCAGATAACCATTCAGCCAGCCCAGCGCCATCGAACCGGCAAAGGCGAACATTACCGCCAGCCAGAACGGCCAGTGAAAATAGACGGTAGGAATCGCCACCATCATGCCGGCGAAGCCGATCATGGAGCCAATCGACAGATCGAATTCGCCGGCGATCATCAGCACGCAGGCGCCGATCGAGATCAGGCCGAGATAGGCCGCGACCTGCATCCAGTTGATGACGCCGTCCAGGTTAAACATGCCAGAGTCGCCGGCAGCGATGCCGAATACGATAAACACCAGGATAGCGCCTGCCAGCGAAGCAAATTCGGGCCGTCCCAGGAAGCGCTTCAAAGAACCTTCCTTACGGACCCGCTCGTCTTTCGGGGCAACGTTTTGCTGCGCCGGGCCGCTGCCATCGGCACTTAGCTTGTCAGCGTGCGCACTGCTTGAATTCATGACTGTATCTCCTGCTTGTATTGGCCAGTAGTCAAACCTCAGACTGGCAGCTTTGATGGGGTAACGCGAAACTCAAGGCGAAATTCAGCCGGCGCGACTGCGCCCGGGAGAGCCGCCCCCCCAAGGATCTTGGCTTGCCGACCACCCGCGCCGGGCGGGGTGATCAGGCAAGGAAATGCTATCAATCAACCAAACGCGATGAATAAGAGATATTGATTAGCGATATTGATTAGCGATATTGGCCAGCGTATTTCAACACTTTATCGAGATTATCTTTGGTAATGTAACCGGGGCCTGAACTAATGTGGCGTGGCCCGTAGATCGGCGCCAGGCCGTATTCCGCCAGCCGCGCCTGGAACTTCGGATTGGCTTTCAGCTTGGCCTGAATGGCGGCGACGTCGGTGATTTTGTCTTGCGCCATGATAGCCAGTACAGCAACCGGGATATAGCCTTGCAGGTAGGGCTGCTGGTCAATCGCGAACTGGACCGAACCATCCTTGATGCCCTTAGCGATTTCGTCGGAAAGATCGAAAGTGGCGAACCAGGTCTTGCCCTTCAAGCCCATCTTTTGTAGCGCACGCAAGCTTGGCGCAGCCGAATCCGGTCCCAGCGCCAGTACTGCCTGGGTACCCGGGTTGTTACGCAGATAAGCGCTGACCTTGCTCTCGATGCCGGTTGGATCTTGGCCGGCATCAAGCGTAGCCTTTTTGTAATCGACGCCGATGGCGTCGGCGAAACCGCGGCAACGCTCGAAAGAAGACGGGTTGGTGGCATAGTGATTCACACACAGGAAAGACTTGATGCCGGCCGCCTTGGCCTTTTCACCGGCGCCATGGCCTGCATCGTATTCCGGTTGGCCGACATGCATGATGGCGCCCAACTCTTCACTTTGTTTCTGGGTGCCGGAATTGATGGTAACTAGCGGGATTTTCTTGGCGGTGACGCTTTCCACCGATTTTTTCAGCACGCTGAAATCGGCAATGCTGACGATGACTCCATCGTAATGACGGGCCGCGGCTTGCTCAACCAGGCGCGACATGTCGGCCAGGTCGCCATTGGGCGGGTTGCGGTAATCGACGCTGACATTGAAATCTTCGCCGGCTTGTTTGATGGCGTTCTTGATGGTGTTCCACCAGGAGTCGGAATCGGGTGCGTGGCTGATCAGGACAAATTTTTCATTCGCTGCGTAACTACTGCTCATTGCGCCAAAGCCCACCGCCAATGCCGCCACCATCAGGGCCTTGGTTATATTAACCCGCCCCTTGCTTCTGAGTCGTTGCATAGTCATCTCCATTGTTGTTTTCGCTGTTGTTTTATTTGCAGCTCTTTGGGTCGATCTTTGCCCGATCACCCGAACCCGATTTCTTCATCGGTAATAAACAATAGAACAAGCGGATTCAATATGCAACAATTTTTTCAATTAAATTTAATTTAGAATTTTATTTTCACTTGCTACGTGCAAAAGATGAAATATCTTTATAATTGCCTCACGATACCTATAAAGAAAGTACCCCATGGCAGACACTCCGACTGTCGATCAATTGATGCTGCAGATAGCCGACCAGTACGCGACGCTTTCGCGGCAATTGAAAATTATCGCCACCTATGTGGAACAGCATCGCAGCAGCCTGATGCTGGAGCGGATCAGCGACATTGCCGAGCATTGCGAGGTACAACCGTCCGCCATTGTGCGTTTTGCCAAACAATTCGGTTTCAGCGGCTTTAGCGAAATGCAGGCGGTTTTTCGCGATGCCTATACGGCGCAGGCGATTCCATCTCAAAACTATCAGCAGCGAATCCGCAAGCTGATCGACGCCAAGCCCACGCCGCTCACAGGCGGTTCCATGGCGCGCGAATTCATCGCCGCCAGCCGTAGCGGCCTGGACGAATTATTGAACGGCATGGACGATGTGCAATTCGATGCAGCGGTCAAACTGTTGCAAAAGGCTGAAAATATCTATGTGATCGGGGTGCGCCGTTCTTTCCCGATCGCCAGCTATATCGTGTACGCCTTGCAACACACAAATAAACGGGTACACATGCTGTCCGGCCTGGGTGGAATGATCCGCGAACAGATCCGCAGCATCGGCAAGAATGATGTGGTGATCGCCATCAGTTTCACCCCTTACGGCAAGGAAACCCAGGCCTGCGTCAGGCTGGCCCACCACCATCAAGCCAAGTCGCTAGTAATCACAGATAGCCAATTGAGCCCGTTGGCCAGACATGCATCAGTGCTGTTGACAGTGAAAGAAGGCAGCGCGTTTGCGTTCCGTTCGCTGACCAATGCCATGTGCCTATGCCAGGCATTGTTTATTGCCCTGGCTTATCGGTTGGAGCTTAACGTTGAAGAAACTGGCGCAATTGAAGGCTACGATGAATAAGAAGCAACAAAACACAATACTTTCAATACTTTATCCACTTCTTCTCACCTCATGAAGCAAGAAGAAGTGGAGCAATCGCAATTACAGCAATACCGGCTGCTTTGACAACAGGGATTCACGCAAGGCGATGCCGATCCGTGTCGCCTCGGTAGCGTCGGCCAGGGTCAACTCAAGTTTGCGCCGCTGCCGCACCGCCTCAACGAAAGCACTGACTTCAGTCAGGAAAGCATCTTCAAAACGTTCGAAGAAACTAGGCACGCACTCGTTGCGGACGCCATGCGCGTCTGCAATTTCCAGGCGATTCTTGCGCGGATTGCTGCCCACCGTCAGGCGCCCTGCCGTGCCGGTAATTTCCGTCATCGTGTCGTGGCCATGCGTCATAGTGCGCGAAGCATAGAAGGTCGCTATCTTGCCGTTCTCGAACTCACAGATGGCGACGCCGTTGTCCACATCCTGGAACTGCGCCAGATCTTGATGGATGGCCCGGGTGCCGCTGGCATAGACCCTGACCGGCTGCGGATTGCCTAGCAACCAGCGCGCAAGGTCAATATCGTGCACGCTGCAATCGAGAAATATGCCGCCGCTGGTCGCGGCGAATTTGACGAAAAAGCCGTCCGGATCATATTGGTCACAGGTTTGCGAATACACCATGAAGGGCGAGCCGATCGCTCCGTGCTGGATTTTTCTATATGCGTCCTGATAACTGGCGTCGAAGCGCCGCACAAAACCGATCATCACCTGCAACTGCGGATGGCGAGCAGCTTCAGCGCTGACGCGGCGGCAATCCTCCAGGTCCAGCGACAAGGGCTTTTCACAAAACACGTGCTTGCCGGCCTGCAGCGCCTGGATGATTTGCTGCGGATGCAAAGAGGTCGGCGTCACGAGGAACACCGCATCTAGCCCGTCATGCGCCAGCAAGGCGGTGTAATCCTCATAGAGATGTGGCACTTGCAATGTGTCGCGCGCCCATTCCAGTTCGCTCGATAGCGGACTGCAGGCAGCCACCAGCGTTGCGCCAGGAACCCGCGACATGAGGTTTTCGGCATGACGCCGCCCTAACCTGCCCAGGCCGACGATACCAACCTTCAATATGGGTGCGTGGTGTGAGGAGTTGCTCATTTTGCCAACTCGATTGTGCGGTTTTCACGCCAGGACAGCGTTGCCGCCTCGGCCAGTTCCAACGCTTTGACGCCATCTTGTATCGTAGTGCGGACCGCAACTTTATTCACCACGGCATCAAAGAAATGGGCGATCTCGCGGGCATAGGCGGCGCGATAGCGCTCCAGGAAAAAATGCTCCGGCTTATCGCCGCTGACACTCAGTCCGCTGGAGACGACCACTTCGGTCGGCTTGTGATTTCCAGCTTGCAGCATGCCTTTGCTGCCCAACACTTCGAAGCGCTGATCGTAACCGTATGCGGCGCGACGGCTGGTATTGATCTGGCACAGGCGGCCTCGGCGGCTGCGGATGGTGACAGCAGCGCAATCGATATCGCCGGCGTCGGCAATTGCGGGATCAGTGAGGCAGCTGCCGGTGGCCGAGATGCTGACGGCTTCATCGTCCAGTATCCAGCGGAAAATATCGAAATCGTGGATCAGCATGTCCTTGAAAATGCCACCCGAGCTCTTGATATACGATACCGGCGGCGCGCCTGGGTCGCGGCTGGTGACGATCAGCATTTCCGGATCGCCTATCTCGCCGGCGGCAAGGCGCGTCTTGAGGGCATCGAAAGTCGGGTCGAAACGGCGCTGGAAGCCGATCATGCAAGTCACCCCGGCTGCGGCAACCGCGCTGGCGCAGGCCTTGGCGCGCTCCAGCGTAAGGTCGACCGGCTTTTCACAAAAAATCGCTTTACCGGCAGCGGCGGCGCGCAAGATAAGTTCGGCATGGGTATCTGTGCTGGAGGCGATCAGCACTGCGCCAATACTCGGATCGGCCAGCGCGCTGTCGATATCGGTCACTTGTGCTCCATGCTGCGTCGCCAGTTCTTGCGCCGCCTGCACATTCACATCGCTGACGTATTTCAAGTTGGCGCCTGGCTGCAGCACCAGATTGCCCGCGTGGATTTTGCCAATACGACCGGCGCCGAATACCGCAACATTAATCATGTCTCTTCTCCATTTAATCTCTATTTATGATGGTGCTTCCAATCTCGCTTTCTCTTATTGTAGACATGAAACGGCCAATTTAGAAACAATTTTTCGTTTATTTTTTTAATCGAATTTTTTTTGCATGGCAGACATGCCACCTCGCCTGCCACGCTATCCGCTAAAACATTTAACGTATGCGCAGCTTGTAACGTGCGGCGAGCGTAGCGATCACGCTCAGCAAAGCGCCGCCGATCACATAGAAAGTAACAGCCAGCTTGTTGTCGGTCACCGCAATCAGCCAAGTGATCGTCATGCCGGCGAAACCGCCGAAAATCATCACTGCAATGTTGTAGCTCAGAGACATGCCGGTGCCACGCGTCTGGACCGGGAAAATATCAGACAGCAGCGCCGGCATTGAGGCGAAATACATGGTCATCAGCAAACCGATCACGCCCTGCACCAGCAGCAGATTGAAAAAACTGGGGTTGAAGGACAGCCACGAAAACAGCGGATAGGTCAGCAAGACGAACAACACACTGCTGCCCAACATGAACGGCGTGCGGCCGTATTTATCGGAAAGCTGTCCCACCAGTGGCGAAAACAGCAGCATGATCACCCCCGCCAGGATGGTAGCGCTAAAGGACGCAGTCGATGTCATACCCAGCTGCTTCACTGCATAAGTCGGCATGTAGACCACCAGATAAACCGAGACAGTCGCCATGATGACGCTGCCGGCCCCGATCAGCAAACGCAGCTTCTGGTCGCGCATGATGTCGCGCAATGGCGTGCGGGTGGCGTCGGCTTGCGCAAATTCAGGCGACTCTTCCAGGTTGCGGCGGATATAGTAACCGGCTGGCCCGATCAGCATGCCAAAGAAGAACGGCAAGCGCCAGCCCCAGGACTCAAGTTGAGCGGTGGAGAGCTGCGACGACAGGATCGCGCCAAAGACTGCCGCCAATACAATGCTCATGCCTTGGCTGGCGACCTGCCAGCTGGAGAAAAAGCCGCGCCGATGCGGCGCATGTTCCACCAGGAATGCGGTCGAGCTGCCGAACTCGCCACCAGCGGAAAAACCTTGCAGCAAGCGCGCCACGACGATGCCGGCCGGCGCCAGCAACCCGATTTGCGCGTAGGTCGGCATGATCGCAATCAGCAAGGTGCCGATCATCATCAGCAAAATGGAGAGCGTCAATGCCGCTTTACGGCCGGCGCGGTCAGAATAAGCGCCAATCACAACCGCTCCCAGCGGACGCATGAAAAACGACACGCCGAACGTGGCAAAGGTGATCAATAGTGAAACGGTCTGATTTTCTGTAGGAAAAAACAACTTGGCGATGGTGACCGCCATAGCGCTGTAGATCAGGACATCGAACCATTCGAGCGCGTTACCGATGGAGGATGAAATAACCGCACGCCAGGTTTGTGGATGCTGCTTGAACGCCGCAGTGTTGCTATTGTCGCCACTGCCAATAGTGCTCCCAATGCTGCTCATAGATATATCCCCTTATATTGTCACGCCGCTTTGCTATCCGGGCATCACGATTATGCAGCAAGCATAAAAAAAGCCCCGTTGAATTTCAACGAGGCTTTTAAACAGTTCTGTCAGTTCTGGCAATTCCTGACATCCAAGACTGGCTTAGCGCGATACGCCTTTTCTGCTCCAGGCTTCAAGCTGGTGCGGACGCAGGCTATCGTACTCTTCGAATGGCTGGTGAATCCAAGGATTGGTCGGCAGGTAATCGACGTAGTAATCCGGCTTCAGCGACGAGCAGGCTTTCCACCAGATTACCGCAGACTTGACCTCGGTCACCGGTGCATAGTTTTCCTTCAGGTGGTGCAACACCTTATCCAGCGTGACGCCGGAATCGACCAGGTCGTCCACTACCAGGACCCGGCCAGACAAGGCGCCACGGCTCATGGTGATGTGCTTGCCAATATCCAGTTCGCTGCGCACCGTGCCGGCCTCTTCACGGTATGAGCTGGTCGACAGGATCGCCAGCGGCACATCGAAAATACGCGAAAACACGTCGCCCGGGCGCAAGCCGCCGCGCGCCAGGCAAAGCACCTGGTCAAACTGCCAGCCGGAAGCATGGACATTGAGGACCAGTTTTTCGATTACGCTGTGATATTCATCCCAGGAGACCCATAGGTGCTGATCATCTGATTTATTCATATTGTTTTTATTTAAATGGGTGACGCAAAACGATGGTTTCTTCACGATCAGGACCGGTCGATACCATATCGATAGGCACGCCTACCAGTTCTTCGATTCGTTTGATGTAGGCACGGGCAGTCGCCGGCAAGGCATCCATGGATTTGGCGCCGACTGTCGACTCGCTCCAGCCCGGCATTTCTTCATAGATTGGCTGGCACAGTGCGGCTTCTTCAGCGCCGACCGGGAAAATATCCACGGTCTTGCCGTTGAGCGTGTAGCCGGTACACAGTTTCAGCGTTTCCAGGCCATCCAGCACATCCAGTTTGGTCAGGCACATGCCGGAGACGCCATTGATCTGCACCGAACGCTTCAACAGCGCTGCATCGAACCAGCCGCAACGACGGGCACGACCGGTCACAGTGCCGAACTCGTGGCCAACACTGGCCAAATGCTTACCGACGCCTTGGTCGGTTGGCAGTTCGGATGGGAACGGGCCAGAACCGACACGCGTGGTGTAAGCCTTGGTGATGCCGAGGATGTAGTGCAGCATGTTCGGGCCGACACCACTGCCTGCGGCGGCATTGCCTGCCACGCAGTTACTCGACGTGACAAACGGGTAAGTACCGTGATCGACGTCCAGCAGGCTACCCTGTGCACCTTCGAACAGCAGGCTGGCGCCGTTGTTATAGGCAGCATACAAGTCGCTCGACACATCGGCCACCATAGGCCGCAGGCGTTCTACGGTTGCCAGCGCATCGTCCAGCGTCTTCTGATAATCGACAGCAGGCGCCTTCAGGTAATTGGTCAGCACGTAATTGTGATATTCGAGATTAGCTTTCAGCTTTTCAGCAAAGCGCTCTTCGTTGAGCAGGTCGGCCACGCGAATCGCGCGACGGGCTACCTTATCTTCATAGGCAGGGCCGATACCCTTGCCGGTGGTGCCGATCTTGGCATCACCGCGCGCCGCTTCCCGCGCCGCATCAAGTGCAGTGTGGTAAGGCAGAATGATCGGGCAAGCTTCCGAGATCTTCAGACGCGACGCGACTTCAACGCCGGCCGCCTGCAATTTATCGATCTCGCGCAGCAAATCAGGCACCGACAACACTACGCCGTTGCCGATGTAGCAAGCGACGCCCGGGCGCATGATGCCGGACGGGATCAGTTGCAACGCCGTCTTGTGACCGCCGATGACCAATGTATGGCCAGCGTTATGGCCGCCTTGAAAACGCACAACTGCTTGTGCGTGGTCGGTCAGCCAGTCAACGATCTTGCCTTTTCCTTCGTCGCCCCATTGGGTGCCAATCACAACGACGTTTTTTGCGGTGCTTTTCTGTAACATCACTTAGTCCAAATTTTTGATAATCCAGTTTCCATTTTCGAGTACAACCGCACGGTCGCAATCGAATTCGTCTTGATCGTTTTCATGGCCGGGCAGACTCTGGATCACAACTTCCCCAGCCTTGCGCAATTCAACGATCTTTTCCTTCAAACCTGCTTCAATTCCCCAAGGCGCATGAATCGCACGCTTGCGGATTGCTACCGGAATCAGTCTTGCCAGCTCTCGCAAATCCATCGAGAAACCGGTCGCCGGCCGCGAACGGCCGAATGCAGCGCCAACGTCATAGCGTCCGCCGCGCAATATCGCGTTCGGCAGACCGGGTACGTAGGCGGCGAAAATCAAACCACTTTCGTAATGATACCCGCGTAAATCGGCTAAATCGACGGTTACATAATCTTTCCCGGCAGCTTCGGCCAGGGTTTCCAGTTCGTCAAGCGCTTTGGCGATAGCTGGCGAGGCAGGCAGCTTCTGCCGCGCTTCTTGCAGGACGCTGGCGTCGCCATACAAACCTGGCAATGCCAGCAAGGCAGCCCGGGTTTCCGGCTTGTAATTCACGCTAATCGTGCGCAAACCGGGCAAATCCTTGGCTTCCAGCAACGCTACCAGAGCGATCTCATTCACTTTGGCGGCTTCATCGCCGCCGATAATCGTGCGCAAGATACCGACATGACACAAATCCAAGCGTACTTGCGAAATACCAGCCAAAGCCAGGGTCGCCAAGGCTAGCTCCTGGATTTCCGCATCAGCTTCGAGACCGAGATGACCATAGATTTCAGCGCCGATCTGTAGTGGTTCGCGCGTTGCATGCAAGCCAATCTGACGGGTATGCAAGACGCTGCCGACGTAACACAAGCGGGTCACCGATTCGCGATTCAGCAAATGGGCGTCGATACGCGCTACCTGAGTGGTCATGTCAGCACGAATGCCGAGGGTGCGGCCCGACAACTGGTCAACCAGCTTGAAGGTGCGCAGATCGGTATCTAGGCCGGCGCCGGCTAGCAAGGATTCCAGATATTCCAGCATCGGCGGCATGACTAGCTCATAGCCGTACAAACGGAAATTATCCAGTATCAGACGGCGCAAATCTTCAATCTTGCGCGCCTCGGATGGCAGGACATCGGCGATATTTTCAGGGAGAAGCCAATTTGGCATAGGAAAATGAGTCTTTGGAAGGTTACTTTTCAGCGATTTTCGCGGATCCGAAGATCGGTGCTTCGATATTATTCATTGATATTACGTATTTATCCATGAAAAACACGAAAAGCACGAAAGAAAGTCACAAGACTTCCTTTATGTTTCTTTCGTGCTTTTCATGGACGAAGAATTAACTTGCGGCTGTCGAAAATAAGGAATGGCGCCTCAAGCGAGACGCCATTCCGAGACTACTTCATCCTCGCACCAGCAGGTTTATTTTTTTGCCGGCGCTACCGCTCCACCACCGGCCGGACTACGGAAATATTTAAAAAATTCCGAATTTGGATCGATCACCATCAAGTCCTGGCGCGTCTTGAAGCTGGCGCGATACGCTTCGAGGCTGCGATAGAACTTGTAGAACTCCGGGTTCTGACCGAATGCCTGGGCATAAATCTGCGAAGCCTTGGCATCGCCCTCACCGCGCATCTTCTCGGCATCGCGATAAGCTTCCGCCAGGATCACCGTACGCTGCTTGTCCGCATCCGCACGGATCTTTTCAGAATCGGCAGAACCGGTGGAACGCAACTCATTGGCAACCCGCAAACGCTCCGACTTCATGCGGTCGTACACCGAGGCGTTGATCTGATCGACATAGTCAACCCGCTTCAGGCGTACATCGATGATATCGACGCCGATCTGCTTGGCTTCTTCCGCCA from the Collimonas arenae genome contains:
- a CDS encoding ATP phosphoribosyltransferase regulatory subunit, whose translation is MPNWLLPENIADVLPSEARKIEDLRRLILDNFRLYGYELVMPPMLEYLESLLAGAGLDTDLRTFKLVDQLSGRTLGIRADMTTQVARIDAHLLNRESVTRLCYVGSVLHTRQIGLHATREPLQIGAEIYGHLGLEADAEIQELALATLALAGISQVRLDLCHVGILRTIIGGDEAAKVNEIALVALLEAKDLPGLRTISVNYKPETRAALLALPGLYGDASVLQEARQKLPASPAIAKALDELETLAEAAGKDYVTVDLADLRGYHYESGLIFAAYVPGLPNAILRGGRYDVGAAFGRSRPATGFSMDLRELARLIPVAIRKRAIHAPWGIEAGLKEKIVELRKAGEVVIQSLPGHENDQDEFDCDRAVVLENGNWIIKNLD